In one window of Pseudoliparis swirei isolate HS2019 ecotype Mariana Trench chromosome 15, NWPU_hadal_v1, whole genome shotgun sequence DNA:
- the LOC130205683 gene encoding LOW QUALITY PROTEIN: neurofilament medium polypeptide-like (The sequence of the model RefSeq protein was modified relative to this genomic sequence to represent the inferred CDS: inserted 2 bases in 1 codon), producing the protein MPHAESPPPPLVGQSDRISYPVDTXSPFRRIMDTRTTGYGYSRSGGAPSSGFRSQSWSRASPGSTMTSSYKRSANMPVSRVYSSTVHSSADGGDYGQTSILNGDYKRSNEKEQLQGLNDRFVVYIDKVHYLEQQNKQIEDEIQALRQKQVSRSQLGDHYDQELQELRSVLEQIHHDKTQIQLDTDHIEEDIQRLRDRFDEEARIREETEAIIRLLKKDTSDSELVKSELDKKVQSLQEEIAFIRNNHEEEVNDLFAQIQESHVTVERRDHQKTDITEALREIRCELECHSNQNLQQAENWFTCRFSKLTDAAEQNKDAIKSARDEISNYRRQLQSKTVELESIRGTRDSLERQLNDIEDRHNSDLSSLQETIHQMDNELKSTKWEMARHLREYQDLLNVKMALDIEIAAYRKLLEGEETHFSTFPYGQVVPPSKISKVKSDSPRMKVYHKFVEEIIEEIKVEDENLDIDEDLAEIAHGLSATLGGARDEGEEEEGEEEVKEKGDGDEAEGEEEEGEGEGKEEVIAATEAKVSSSEPAKEEEKDGKVGDEEDKKEDAGKDQKSEKDEKLEDEKAEEAVATTEAPKTEAAKPEAKKEEAEASKPDSTKSESPKSESPKLGSPKSESPKLGSPKSESPKLGSPKSESPKLGSPKSESPKIGSQLGSPKSESPKPESPKSESPKPDSLKSESPKPASPKSESPKEGSEKAGSPKPSSPQTESPKSDSPKPESPIVESTKVAKSEAPKAAEEKPEKKSDSINEKSEGKKDVSMNGDVDKSSPEEKEKKDEGKEEGGVISNGVDESPSKEDANQKVVITKTVETITTEGDGSKHVTKSVTVTETVKEEVEEVMQETLLATKKTEKHSSLSVKQVTEAE; encoded by the exons ATGCCGCATGCAGAGTCACCGCCGCCGCCCCTCGTAGGGC AGTCTGACCGGATAAGTTACCCAGTGGACAC GAGCCCCTTCAGGAGAATTATGGATACTCGGACGACCGGCTACGGCTACAGCCGCTCAGGCGGCGCCCCCTCCAGCGGCTTTCGCTCCCAGTCCTGGTCCCGGGCAAGCCCCGGCTCCACCATGACCTCGTCCTACAAGAGGAGCGCGAACATGCCGGTATCCCGGGTTTACAGCTCCACGGTGCACAGCTCCGCCGACGGCGGTGATTATGGTCAGACCTCCATCCTGAACGGAGACTACAAGCGATCTAACGAGAAAGAGCAACTTCAGGGGCTCAACGACCGGTTTGTTGTTTACATCGACAAGGTGCACTACCTGGAGCAGCAGAACAAGCAGATCGAGGACGAGATCCAGGCACTGCGGCAGAAGCAGGTGTCGCGCTCCCAGCTGGGCGACCACTACGaccaggagctgcaggagctgcGCTCCGTGCTGGAGCAGATCCACCACGACAAGACGCAGATCCAGCTCGACACCGACCACATCGAGGAGGACATTCAGCGGCTCAGGGACCGCTTCGACGAGGAGGCTCGCATCCGGGAGGAGACCGAGGCCATCATCCGCCTCCTGAAGAAGGACACGAGCGACTCCGAGTTGGTGAAGTCTGAGTTGGATAAGAAAGTTCAGTCGCTGCAGGAAGAGATCGCCTTCATCCGCAACAAccacgaggaagaggtgaacgACCTCTTCGCCCAGATCCAGGAGTCTCATGTGACCGTGGAGAGGAGAGACCACCAGAAGACGGACATCACCGAGGCTCTGCGAGAGATCCGCTGCGAGCTCGAGTGCCACTCCAACCAGAACCTGCAGCAGGCGGAGAACTGGTTCACGTGCCGCTTCTCGAAGCTCACCGACGCTGCGGAGCAGAACAAGGACGCCATCAAGTCCGCCCGTGATGAGATATCCAACTACCGCCGCCAGCTGCAGTCCAAGACGGTGGAGCTGGAGTCCATCCGCGGGACCAGAGACTCGCTGGAGAGGCAGCTGAACGACATCGAGGACCGCCACAACAGCGACCTGTCCAGCCTGCAG GAGACGATTCACCAGATGGATAATGAGCTCAAGAGCACCAAATGGGAGATGGCTCGTCACCTGCGTGAGTACCAGGACCTGCTCAATGTCAAGATGGCCTTGGACATTGAGATCGCTGCATACAG GAAACTCCTAGAGGGAGAGGAGACCCACTTCAGCACTTTCCCTTATGGTCAGGTGGTCCCACCTTCCAAAATCTCTAAAGTCAAATCAGACTCTCCGAGGATGAAGGTGTACCACAAGTTTGTGGAAGAGATCATAGAAGAAATAAAAGTTGAAGATGAGAACTTAGACATTGACGAGGACCTGGCAGAAATAGCGCATGGGCTGTCTGCCACACTCGGAGGGGCAAGAGatgagggtgaggaagaggagggagaagaggaggttaAAGAGAAAGGAGATGGAGACGAAgcagagggtgaggaggaagagggagagggtgagggCAAGGAGGAAGTTATAGCTGCAACTGAAGCCAAAGTTAGCTCTAGTGAACCTgctaaagaggaagagaaggatggAAAAGTTGGTGATGAGGAAGATAAAAAAGAGGATGCGGGCAAAGAccaaaaaagtgaaaaagacGAGAAGTTAGAAGATGAGAAAGCAGAAGAAGCTGTAGCCACGACAGAAGCTCCAAAAACAGAAGCGGCAAAGCCAGAGGCCAAGAAGGAAGAAGCCGAGGCATCAAAACCAGATTCCACCAAGTCTGAATCTCCCAAGTCTGAATCCCCAAAGCTTGGATCTCCCAAGTCTGAATCCCCAAAGCTTGGATCCCCCAAGTCTGAATCCCCAAAGCTTGGATCCCCCAAGTCTGAATCCCCCAAGCTTGGATCTCCCAAGTCTGAATCCCCAAAGATTGGATCCCAA CTTGGATCCCCCAAGTCCGAATCCCCAAAGCCTGAATCCCCTAAATCTGAATCACCTAAACCTGATTCCCTTAAGTCTGAGTCTCCCAAGCCTGCATCTCCGAAGTCTGAGTCCCCAAAAGAAGGTTCAGAAAAGGCTGGATCCCCAAAACCCAGCTCCCCTCAAACCGAGTCTCCCAAGTCAGATTCCCCTAAACCCGAATCTCCAATAGTTGAATCCACAAAAGTCGCCAAGTCTGAGGCCCCAAAagctgctgaagagaaaccagaGAAAAAGAGCGACTCAATAAATGAGAAGAGCGAAGGAAAGAAAGATGTTTCCATGAATGGCGATGTCGACAAGAGCAGCccagaagagaaagagaagaaggatgagggCAAAGAAGAAGGTGGCGTGATCTCTAACGGCGTGGACGAAAGTCCCTCCAAGGAAGACGCCAACCAGAAAGTGGTGATCACCAAAACCGTGGAGACGATCACCACCGAAGGAGATGGATCCAAGCACGTCACCAAATCCGTCACCGTGACCGAGacggtgaaggaggaggtggaggaggtgatgcaGGAGACGCTGCTCGCCACCAAGAAGACGGAGAAGCACTCCAGCCTGTCCGTCAAGCAGGTGACGGAGGCCGAATGA
- the LOC130205315 gene encoding syntaxin-like isoform X3 translates to MADATAESTVDMEDLFKTVGEVRSLIENLSCQADKVEERQGAHLSTLNLDKRKKDDLKLLNDETKNNANLVRAKLKTMQENFPVEKNGEHASVIQRIQKNQHSHLTRCFAEVMRGFHTAQISFRDRCKAQIQRQLEIVDKVTTDEELEEMLYRDNLAIFITNISSDALSEIESRHQDILCLESSIKELHEIFVDTAVLLEVQGDLINNIENNVTRAAEYVDVSKAKTSEAVAYKKNRYKVASLPSFFKSFKRKSSAKTAPDQKASNLNLD, encoded by the exons ATGGCAGATGCTACAGCAGAGAGCACGGTGGACATGGAGGACTTATTCAAAACG GTGGGGGAGGTGAGAAGCCTCATTGAAAACCTCTCCTGCCAAGCAGATAAGGTGGAGGAACGACAGGGGGCTCACCTTTCTACTCTAAACCTAGACAAGA GAAAGAAAGACGACCTGAAGCTGCTGAACGATGAGACCAAGAACAACGCCAACTTGGTCCGAGCCAAGTTAAAAA CAATGCAGGAGAACTTTCCTGTGGAGAAGAACGGTGAACACGCCTCAGTAATTCAGCGTATTCAGAAGAACCAG CACTCCCATCTGACTCGGTGCTTTGCTGAAGTCATGAGGGGCTTCCATACGGCGCAGATCTCCTTCAGAGACAGATGCAAAGCACAGATCCAGAGACAGCTGGAGATTG TGGATAAAGTGACAACAGATGAAGAGTTGGAGGAGATGCTGTACCGGGACAACCTCGCCATCTTTATAACCAAC ATCAGCTCTGACGCTCTGAGCGAGATTGAGTCTCGTCATCAGGACATCCTTTGCCTCGAGTCCAGCATCAAAGAGCTGCACGAGATATTCGTCGACACTGCCGTGCTGCTGGAGGTTCAG gGAGACTTGATCAACAATATAGAAAATAATGTGACCCGTGCTGCAgagtatgtggacgtgtccaaagCAAAGACCTCTGAAGCTGTTGCATACAAGAAGAACCGGTACAAGGTCGCTTCTCTCCCGAGCTTCTTCAAGTCCTTCAAGAGGAAAAGCTCTGCTAAAACGGCTCCTGATCAAAAGGCCTCTAACTTAAACCTCGACTGA
- the nefla gene encoding neurofilament light polypeptide yields MSSIGYDPFSSASPYRRWYAEAPPRAAVTRGRTHSVYSTHASPLSSSRLQYSSPGRGLLSSSSSSSQAASLELELSQAAKISSEFRTVRTQERGQLQELNDRFAGFIDRVRELEQQNRALEAELLLLRQRYAEPSRLRALYEQEARSLRAAVDEARAEQQAVLGQRERLEQTLSALQGRYEEEELARQRAEGRLTDTRREADRAALAKAELEKSVETVLQELAFLKRVHGSELVELQARVQMGVQLAVESRAAAPDLSGALKDIRSQYEKLAARNMQAAEEWFRGKVGSMSQTVAQHSDAVRSSKGEAGEYRRQLQARLLEIDACRGLNESQEKQLHETEDKQNAEIDAMHDAIAELESELRGSEHEVARYLKEYQDLLKVKMALDIEIAAYRQLLEGEESRFSGGVPGRVSSLYSHSFSAPSIVRPFHSSLSSGSSYMMTSHLPSSSFSTIEGLISAIHTQQAEASPPGEEEEAAEEVKEEEEKEKEEEGGEETKEEEEKEDEEEKEKDGDKEQEDEEEATVDEAAKGGDEETEEGGEEEQKEEVTEAAEDDGEKGDQGEGKETEIEEEAQEEVKTGGGDDKDEDAKEKEEATTSEEKENKAAAKKDDTDPIKTDVHAEARAEKEEGKAAEPEAAGETSTKGQK; encoded by the exons ATGAGTAGCATCGGGTATGACCCCTTCTCCTCCGCCTCGCCATACAGACGCTGGTATGCCGAGGCCCCCCCTCGTGCCGCGGTGACCCGAGGGCGGACCCACTCCGTCTACTCCACCCATGCTTCCCCGCTGTCCTCCTCCCGTCTGCAGTACTCCTCTCCCGGCCGGgggctgctctcctcctcctcctcttcctcacaagcCGCGTCCCTGGAGCTGGAGCTCAGCCAGGCTGCGAAGATCAGCTCTGAGTTCCGCACCGTGCGCACCCAAGAGCGCGGCCAGCTGCAGGAGCTCAACGACCGCTTCGCTGGCTTCATCGACCGCGTGCGTGAGCTGGAGCAGCAGAACCGCGCGTTGGaggccgagctgctgctgctgaggcaGAGGTACGCCGAGCCGTCCCGCCTCAGGGCGCTGTACGAGCAGGAGGCCCGGTCCTTGAGAGCTGCCGTGGACGAGGCCAGGGCAGAACAACAAGCCGTCCTGGGTCAGAGAGAGCGGCTGGAGCAAACCCTGAGCGCCTTGCAGGGTCGatatgaggaggaagagctggCTCGCCAACGGGCCGAAGGTCGGCTGACGGACACACGCCGCGAGGCCGACCGGGCGGCTTTAGCGAAGGCCGAGCTGGAGAAGAGCGTCGAAACGGTGCTGCAAGAGCTGGCCTTCCTCAAGAGGGTCCATGGCAGCGAGCTGGTCGAGCTTCAGGCCCGGGTCCAGATGGGTGTCCAGCTGGCGGTCGAGTCCCGGGCCGCAGCTCCCGACCTCTCTGGGGCTCTCAAGGACATCCGGTCCCAGTACGAAAAGCTGGCGGCGAGAAACATGCAGGCGGCGGAGGAGTGGTTCAGGGGCAAGGTGGGCTCCATGAGCCAAACGGTGGCCCAGCACAGTGACGCCGTGAGGAGCTCCAAGGGCGAAGCGGGAGAGTACCGACGGCAGCTCCAGGCCCGCCTCCTGGAGATCGATGCTTGCAGAGGCCTCAATGAATCCCAGGAGAAACAGCTGCATGAGACGGAGGACAAGCAGAACGCCGAGATAGATGCCATGCAT GACGCCATTGCAGAGCTGGAGAGTGAGCTGAGGGGCAGCGAACACGAAGTGGCCCGCTACCTGAAGGAATACCAGGACCTCCTGAAGGTCAAGATGGCTCTGGACATCGAGATTGCTGCTTACAG GCAGCTGCtagaaggggaggagtctcgTTTCAGTGGAGGAGTGCCTGGGAGGGTGTCCTCGCTGTACAGCCACAGTTTCTCAGCGCCCTCCATCGTCCGGCCCTTCCACTCCAGCCtgagctctggctcctcctacatgatgacatcacacctccccaGCTCCAGCTTCAGCACCATCGAGGGCCTCATCTCTGCCATCCACACCCAGCAAGCAGAGGCCAGCCCAcctggggaagaggaggaggccgcgGAGGAggtaaaggaggaagaggagaaggagaaggaagaagagggaggagaagagacaaaggaggaagaggagaaggaggatgaagaggaaaaagaaaaggatggAGATAAAGAgcaagaggatgaagaagaggcaaCGGTAGACGAAGCGGCtaagggaggagatgaggagactgaagagg GTGGTGAGGAAGAGCAAAAGGAAGAGGTGACAGAGGCTGCCGAAGATGACGGAGAGAAAGGAGACcaaggagaaggaaaggagacCGAGATTGAAGAGGAAGCCCAAGAGGAGGTAAAGACGGGAGGAGGCGACGACAAAGATGAGGatgcaaaagaaaaggaagaggcAACAACAagtgaagagaaagaaaataaagcggCTGCCAAGAAAGACGACACAGATCCCATAAAAACAGATGTCCACGCTGAAGCCCGAGCCgagaaagaggaaggaaaagCAGCCGAGCCGGAAGCTGCAGGAGAAACGAGCACAAAGGGTCAAAAGTGA
- the LOC130205315 gene encoding syntaxin-like isoform X2 has translation MQHDDMADATAESTVDMEDLFKTVGEVRSLIENLSCQADKVEERQGAHLSTLNLDKRKKDDLKLLNDETKNNANLVRAKLKTMQENFPVEKNGEHASVIQRIQKNQHSHLTRCFAEVMRGFHTAQISFRDRCKAQIQRQLEIVDKVTTDEELEEMLYRDNLAIFITNISSDALSEIESRHQDILCLESSIKELHEIFVDTAVLLEVQGDLINNIENNVTRAAEYVDVSKAKTSEAVAYKKNRYKVASLPSFFKSFKRKSSAKTAPDQKASNLNLD, from the exons ATG cagcacgatGATATGGCAGATGCTACAGCAGAGAGCACGGTGGACATGGAGGACTTATTCAAAACG GTGGGGGAGGTGAGAAGCCTCATTGAAAACCTCTCCTGCCAAGCAGATAAGGTGGAGGAACGACAGGGGGCTCACCTTTCTACTCTAAACCTAGACAAGA GAAAGAAAGACGACCTGAAGCTGCTGAACGATGAGACCAAGAACAACGCCAACTTGGTCCGAGCCAAGTTAAAAA CAATGCAGGAGAACTTTCCTGTGGAGAAGAACGGTGAACACGCCTCAGTAATTCAGCGTATTCAGAAGAACCAG CACTCCCATCTGACTCGGTGCTTTGCTGAAGTCATGAGGGGCTTCCATACGGCGCAGATCTCCTTCAGAGACAGATGCAAAGCACAGATCCAGAGACAGCTGGAGATTG TGGATAAAGTGACAACAGATGAAGAGTTGGAGGAGATGCTGTACCGGGACAACCTCGCCATCTTTATAACCAAC ATCAGCTCTGACGCTCTGAGCGAGATTGAGTCTCGTCATCAGGACATCCTTTGCCTCGAGTCCAGCATCAAAGAGCTGCACGAGATATTCGTCGACACTGCCGTGCTGCTGGAGGTTCAG gGAGACTTGATCAACAATATAGAAAATAATGTGACCCGTGCTGCAgagtatgtggacgtgtccaaagCAAAGACCTCTGAAGCTGTTGCATACAAGAAGAACCGGTACAAGGTCGCTTCTCTCCCGAGCTTCTTCAAGTCCTTCAAGAGGAAAAGCTCTGCTAAAACGGCTCCTGATCAAAAGGCCTCTAACTTAAACCTCGACTGA
- the LOC130205315 gene encoding syntaxin-like isoform X1: MQQHDDMADATAESTVDMEDLFKTVGEVRSLIENLSCQADKVEERQGAHLSTLNLDKRKKDDLKLLNDETKNNANLVRAKLKTMQENFPVEKNGEHASVIQRIQKNQHSHLTRCFAEVMRGFHTAQISFRDRCKAQIQRQLEIVDKVTTDEELEEMLYRDNLAIFITNISSDALSEIESRHQDILCLESSIKELHEIFVDTAVLLEVQGDLINNIENNVTRAAEYVDVSKAKTSEAVAYKKNRYKVASLPSFFKSFKRKSSAKTAPDQKASNLNLD, from the exons ATG cagcagcacgatGATATGGCAGATGCTACAGCAGAGAGCACGGTGGACATGGAGGACTTATTCAAAACG GTGGGGGAGGTGAGAAGCCTCATTGAAAACCTCTCCTGCCAAGCAGATAAGGTGGAGGAACGACAGGGGGCTCACCTTTCTACTCTAAACCTAGACAAGA GAAAGAAAGACGACCTGAAGCTGCTGAACGATGAGACCAAGAACAACGCCAACTTGGTCCGAGCCAAGTTAAAAA CAATGCAGGAGAACTTTCCTGTGGAGAAGAACGGTGAACACGCCTCAGTAATTCAGCGTATTCAGAAGAACCAG CACTCCCATCTGACTCGGTGCTTTGCTGAAGTCATGAGGGGCTTCCATACGGCGCAGATCTCCTTCAGAGACAGATGCAAAGCACAGATCCAGAGACAGCTGGAGATTG TGGATAAAGTGACAACAGATGAAGAGTTGGAGGAGATGCTGTACCGGGACAACCTCGCCATCTTTATAACCAAC ATCAGCTCTGACGCTCTGAGCGAGATTGAGTCTCGTCATCAGGACATCCTTTGCCTCGAGTCCAGCATCAAAGAGCTGCACGAGATATTCGTCGACACTGCCGTGCTGCTGGAGGTTCAG gGAGACTTGATCAACAATATAGAAAATAATGTGACCCGTGCTGCAgagtatgtggacgtgtccaaagCAAAGACCTCTGAAGCTGTTGCATACAAGAAGAACCGGTACAAGGTCGCTTCTCTCCCGAGCTTCTTCAAGTCCTTCAAGAGGAAAAGCTCTGCTAAAACGGCTCCTGATCAAAAGGCCTCTAACTTAAACCTCGACTGA
- the pgam2 gene encoding phosphoglycerate mutase 2: MAAAHRLVIVRHGESTWNQENRFCGWFDADLSEKGVEEAKRGALAIKDAGLKFDVCYTSVLRRAVKTLWTIMETTDQMWLPVIRTWRLNERHYGGLTGLNKAETAEKHGEEQVKIWRRSFDTPPPPMEKDHAYNKVISESRRYKNLQPGELPTCESLKDTIARALPFWNDIIAPQIKSGKNVIIAAHGNSLRGIVKHLEGMSDAAIMELNLPTGIPIVYELDADLKPIKPMAFLGDEETVKKAMEAVAAQGKAKK; encoded by the exons ATGGCCGCCGCCCATCGTTTGGTCATCGTCCGCCACGGTGAGAGCACCTGGAACCAAGAGAACCGCTTCTGCGGCTGGTTCGACGCCGACCTCAGCGAGAagggggtggaggaggccaAGCGTGGAGCCCTGGCCATCAAGGACGCAGGCCTCAAGTTTGACGTGTGCTACACCTCCGTGCTGAGACGGGCCGTGAAGACCCTGTGGACCATCATGGAGACCACGGACCAGATGTGGCTGCCCGTGATCCGGACCTGGCGCCTGAACGAGCGCCACTACGGAGGCCTCACCGGCCTCAACAAGGCCGAGACGGCCGAAAAGCACGGCGAGGAGCAGGTGAAGATCTGGCGCCGCTCTTTTgacacccctcccccacccatggAAAAGGACCACGCCTACAACAAAGTCatcagtgag TCCCGGCGCTACAAGAACCTGCAGCCCGGCGAGCTCCCCACGTGCGAGTCACTGAAGGACACCATCGCCCGCGCCCTGCCTTTCTGGAACGACATCATCGCGCCTCAAATCAAGTCGGGGAAGAACGTTATTATCGCTGCCCACGGCAACAGCCTGCGTGGCATCGTCAAGCACCTGGAGG GCATGTCCGATGCCGCCATCATGGAGCTGAACCTGCCCACGGGAATCCCAATTGTGTACGAGCTGGACGCCGACCTGAAGCCCATCAAGCCCATGGCTTTCCTCGGCGATGAGGAAACCGTGAAGAAGGCCATGGAGGCCGTGGCCGCCCAGGGCAAAGCCAAGAAGTAA